One Bacillus sp. FJAT-52991 genomic region harbors:
- the plsX gene encoding phosphate acyltransferase PlsX codes for MKIAVDAMGGDHAPKEIILGTNQALEELQDLEVLIFGDEEKIKPYLTPMSRATIIHSEEVILGTDEPVRAVRRKKKASMVMMAQAVADGDADACVSAGNTGALMAAGLFIVGRIDGIQRPALAPTLPTIDGNGFVMLDLGANSDAKPEHLVQYALMGSIYAEKVRGIEKPRVGLLNIGTEEKKGNELTKEAFGLLKQQTNIHFIGNVESRDLLNGVADVVVTDGFTGNMVLKTLEGTAISIFSMLKSSLTSSLKAKVGAGLLKSELYGLKNKMDYTEYGGAGLFGLKAPVIKAHGSSNANAFYNALKQAYTMAQANVPAKIQEAANFVIDDKN; via the coding sequence ATGAAAATAGCGGTAGATGCGATGGGCGGAGATCATGCGCCGAAAGAGATTATTTTAGGAACGAATCAAGCTTTAGAGGAGCTCCAAGATCTCGAAGTACTGATTTTTGGTGATGAGGAAAAAATCAAGCCATACTTAACTCCAATGAGTCGTGCCACCATTATTCATTCCGAGGAAGTCATTTTAGGAACGGATGAGCCCGTTCGCGCCGTACGTCGCAAAAAGAAAGCATCGATGGTGATGATGGCACAAGCAGTTGCTGACGGAGACGCGGATGCTTGTGTCTCAGCAGGAAATACAGGAGCGTTGATGGCGGCTGGCTTATTTATCGTCGGGCGAATTGACGGTATTCAGCGTCCTGCCTTAGCTCCTACGTTACCAACGATCGATGGCAACGGCTTTGTGATGTTAGACCTTGGTGCCAACTCAGATGCGAAACCCGAGCATTTAGTGCAATATGCTCTAATGGGTTCGATCTATGCTGAAAAAGTGAGAGGGATTGAAAAGCCACGAGTCGGTCTTTTAAATATCGGTACCGAAGAGAAAAAAGGAAATGAATTAACAAAAGAAGCATTTGGACTACTGAAACAGCAAACAAACATTCATTTTATCGGAAATGTTGAATCAAGAGATTTATTGAATGGTGTGGCTGATGTGGTCGTTACGGACGGTTTTACTGGCAACATGGTCCTTAAGACATTAGAAGGTACAGCTATCTCCATCTTCTCGATGTTAAAGTCTTCTTTAACTTCTTCGTTAAAGGCGAAAGTAGGTGCGGGCTTACTGAAGTCTGAACTATATGGACTGAAAAATAAAATGGACTACACAGAATACGGCGGGGCTGGATTATTTGGTTTGAAAGCACCCGTTATTAAGGCTCACGGTTCATCTAATGCTAATGCGTTTTATAATGCGTTGAAACAAGCTTATACAATGGCACAAGCAAATGTGCCAGCGAAGATTCAAGAGGCTGCTAACTTTGTAATAGATGATAAAAATTAA
- the acpP gene encoding acyl carrier protein yields the protein MADVLERVTKIIVDRLGVEESQVKLEASFKEDLGADSLDVVELVMELEDEFDMEISDDDAEKIATVGDAVNYINSKN from the coding sequence ATGGCAGACGTATTAGAGCGTGTAACGAAAATTATCGTAGATCGTCTTGGAGTGGAAGAATCTCAAGTAAAATTAGAAGCTTCTTTCAAAGAAGATCTAGGAGCAGATTCTTTAGATGTAGTTGAACTTGTAATGGAATTAGAAGATGAGTTCGATATGGAAATTTCTGATGATGATGCAGAGAAAATTGCGACAGTGGGTGACGCTGTGAATTACATAAACAGCAAAAACTAG
- the rpmB gene encoding 50S ribosomal protein L28, producing the protein MPKKCVVSGRKARSGNARSHAMNANKRTWGANLQKVRILVDGKPKRVWVSARALKSGKVERV; encoded by the coding sequence ATGCCAAAAAAATGTGTTGTTTCTGGTCGTAAAGCTCGTTCCGGCAACGCTCGTTCCCACGCTATGAACGCTAACAAGCGTACTTGGGGTGCTAACCTTCAAAAAGTTCGCATTCTAGTAGATGGAAAACCTAAACGTGTTTGGGTTTCTGCAAGAGCATTAAAATCCGGAAAAGTTG
- the rnc gene encoding ribonuclease III, translated as MKKANKDYRKPSHKKDESFKQFQQKLGIQFNDERLLKQAFTHSSYVNEHRKKPYEDNERLEFLGDAVLELTVSQFLFKKYSLLSEGDLTKLRAAIVCEPSLVTFANELQFGQVVLLGKGEEMTGGRTRPALLADVFEAFIGALYLDQGMETVIAFLEDVVFPKINSGAFSHMMDYKSQLQELVQRKTKGQLEYRILEEKGPAHSKEFVAQVSLNDEVLGNGQGKSKKEAEQCAAQMALAALQHKE; from the coding sequence ATGAAGAAAGCAAATAAAGATTATCGAAAACCATCCCATAAAAAAGATGAATCCTTTAAGCAATTTCAGCAAAAGTTAGGCATTCAATTTAATGATGAGAGATTATTGAAGCAAGCGTTTACTCATTCATCCTATGTGAATGAGCATCGGAAAAAACCATATGAAGATAATGAACGATTAGAGTTTTTAGGAGACGCTGTTTTAGAGTTAACCGTTTCGCAATTTTTGTTTAAAAAATATTCGCTATTGTCAGAAGGCGATTTAACAAAACTAAGAGCGGCGATCGTTTGTGAACCTTCCCTTGTGACGTTTGCCAATGAGTTACAATTTGGCCAAGTTGTTTTACTCGGAAAAGGAGAAGAAATGACAGGTGGTCGTACGAGACCTGCTCTGTTGGCAGATGTTTTTGAAGCATTCATTGGTGCCTTGTACTTAGACCAAGGAATGGAAACGGTCATTGCATTCTTAGAAGATGTGGTTTTTCCGAAAATTAATTCCGGTGCTTTTTCTCATATGATGGATTACAAAAGTCAGCTGCAGGAATTAGTGCAGCGAAAAACGAAAGGTCAGCTTGAATATCGAATTCTTGAAGAAAAAGGACCTGCACATAGCAAGGAGTTCGTTGCTCAAGTTTCGCTTAATGATGAGGTACTTGGAAACGGTCAGGGGAAATCAAAGAAGGAAGCGGAACAATGTGCTGCTCAAATGGCTTTAGCAGCGTTGCAACATAAAGAATAG
- a CDS encoding Asp23/Gls24 family envelope stress response protein, whose amino-acid sequence MAIELKTKYGQIDISNDVIAMIAGGAAVDCYGIVGMASKNQIKDGITDILRRENFMRGVIVRQEEDQVNIDMYIIVSYGTKISEVANNVQSKVKYTLDQTVGLAVDSVNIFVQGVRVTNS is encoded by the coding sequence TTGGCTATTGAGCTTAAAACAAAGTACGGGCAAATTGATATCTCAAATGATGTCATTGCTATGATTGCTGGCGGAGCTGCGGTAGATTGCTATGGAATCGTTGGAATGGCATCGAAAAACCAAATAAAAGATGGAATTACTGATATATTGCGCCGCGAAAATTTCATGCGCGGTGTGATCGTTCGCCAAGAAGAAGATCAAGTGAATATTGATATGTATATTATTGTAAGCTATGGAACGAAAATTTCTGAAGTAGCGAACAATGTTCAGTCAAAAGTAAAGTATACGCTCGATCAGACAGTTGGACTAGCTGTTGATTCAGTTAATATTTTTGTGCAAGGAGTTCGAGTGACGAACTCGTAG
- the recG gene encoding ATP-dependent DNA helicase RecG: MDQQSELKINNSPLFQQTSSLKGVGKETAASLKELGIETVYDLLYYFPYRYEDYRLKDLAETAHDERVTVEGKVHSVPSLMFYSKKKSRLTFKLLVGRYLVSVVFFNQPYLKNKVNINDTVTLTGKWDKNRQTITAQQLDLGPHQKQGDFEAVYSLKGIVSPKLFRKYVGLALSQYGEWIEETLPVQFLQQYKLLTCRDALRALHFPANGEEMKQARRRFVYEEFLAFQLKMQALRKFEREHSQGIKQNYDVNQLKVFIDSLPFTMTNAQKRVINDICSDLKSPYRMNRLLQGDVGSGKTAVAAVALYASVTAGYQGALMVPTEILAEQHADSLSEMFEPMGLSLALLTSSVKGKRRKELLSRLEAGEIDVVVGTHALIQEEVHFRNLGLVITDEQHRFGVNQRKVLREKGENPDVLFMTATPIPRTLAITVFGEMDVSVIDEMPAGRKAIETYWAREEMLQRVLGFMEKELVKGRQTYVICPLIEESEKMDLQNALDVHSQLVHYFHGRFEVGLMHGRLPTEEKDQVMKAFSDNNIQVLVSTTVVEVGVNVPNATMMVIYDAERFGLSQLHQLRGRVGRGSEQSYCILLANPKTEVGQERMKIMTETNDGFVLSEKDLELRGPGDFFGKKQSGLPEFKVADMVHDYRTLEVAREDAKRLIESEEFWRKEEFSILRKSLQQSGVLSGEKLD; encoded by the coding sequence ATGGATCAACAATCGGAATTAAAAATCAATAATTCCCCCCTTTTTCAACAAACAAGCAGTTTAAAAGGGGTTGGGAAGGAAACAGCCGCCTCTTTAAAAGAGCTTGGTATAGAAACGGTTTATGATTTACTGTACTATTTCCCTTATCGTTATGAAGATTATCGGCTAAAGGATTTAGCAGAAACTGCTCATGATGAACGTGTAACAGTAGAAGGAAAAGTGCATAGTGTCCCGTCATTAATGTTTTATTCTAAGAAGAAATCCCGTTTAACGTTTAAATTACTAGTGGGTCGTTATTTAGTCAGTGTGGTCTTTTTTAATCAGCCGTATTTAAAGAATAAAGTTAATATTAATGACACCGTGACACTGACTGGGAAATGGGATAAAAATAGACAAACGATTACTGCTCAGCAGCTCGACCTCGGTCCTCATCAAAAGCAGGGAGACTTTGAGGCTGTTTATTCATTGAAAGGGATTGTGTCTCCTAAATTATTTCGTAAATATGTGGGGCTCGCATTGTCACAATATGGAGAGTGGATTGAAGAAACATTGCCTGTTCAGTTTTTACAGCAATATAAGCTGCTAACTTGTCGCGATGCTCTTCGTGCGCTTCATTTTCCGGCAAATGGTGAGGAAATGAAACAGGCTAGACGAAGATTCGTATATGAAGAGTTTTTAGCTTTTCAATTGAAAATGCAAGCTCTTCGAAAATTTGAACGGGAACATTCTCAAGGAATTAAGCAAAATTATGATGTGAATCAGTTAAAGGTCTTTATTGATTCATTGCCTTTTACAATGACAAATGCCCAAAAGCGGGTAATTAATGATATTTGTAGCGATTTAAAGTCCCCTTACCGAATGAATCGTCTTCTTCAAGGAGATGTTGGAAGTGGGAAAACGGCTGTTGCAGCTGTTGCGTTATATGCCAGTGTAACAGCAGGATATCAAGGGGCTTTAATGGTACCAACAGAAATATTAGCCGAACAACATGCCGACTCTTTAAGTGAAATGTTTGAGCCAATGGGCCTTTCTTTAGCTCTTTTAACGAGTTCAGTGAAAGGGAAACGTAGAAAAGAGCTTCTATCGAGGCTCGAGGCTGGAGAAATTGATGTGGTCGTTGGGACTCATGCGTTAATCCAAGAGGAGGTTCATTTTCGCAACCTTGGGCTCGTCATTACAGATGAGCAGCATCGTTTTGGCGTCAATCAAAGGAAAGTGTTAAGGGAAAAAGGAGAGAATCCGGATGTGTTATTTATGACGGCTACTCCTATTCCAAGAACGCTTGCTATCACTGTTTTTGGTGAGATGGATGTTTCAGTCATTGATGAAATGCCTGCAGGGCGAAAAGCGATTGAAACGTATTGGGCGAGAGAAGAAATGCTTCAACGCGTCCTCGGTTTTATGGAAAAAGAATTAGTCAAAGGTCGACAAACTTATGTGATCTGTCCGTTAATAGAAGAGTCGGAGAAAATGGATCTTCAAAACGCTTTAGATGTCCATTCACAATTGGTTCATTATTTTCATGGTCGTTTTGAAGTTGGCTTGATGCATGGCCGACTTCCGACTGAAGAAAAAGATCAGGTAATGAAGGCTTTTTCGGATAATAACATTCAAGTGCTCGTTTCCACAACGGTTGTAGAAGTGGGGGTCAATGTACCCAATGCTACGATGATGGTCATTTACGATGCAGAGAGGTTTGGGTTATCTCAGCTGCATCAGCTTCGAGGTCGTGTTGGTCGGGGAAGTGAGCAATCTTATTGTATTTTACTCGCTAATCCGAAAACAGAAGTCGGTCAAGAGCGCATGAAGATTATGACGGAAACAAATGATGGATTTGTATTAAGTGAAAAAGATTTGGAACTGCGCGGACCGGGAGATTTCTTCGGAAAAAAACAAAGTGGTTTACCTGAATTTAAAGTAGCTGATATGGTGCACGATTATCGCACGTTAGAAGTCGCAAGAGAAGATGCCAAAAGGTTAATTGAATCCGAAGAATTTTGGCGGAAGGAAGAATTTTCGATCCTTCGAAAATCCCTTCAGCAATCTGGTGTTCTTTCGGGGGAAAAACTAGATTAA
- a CDS encoding DAK2 domain-containing protein — MSITSLDGKKFAEMVKMGANHLSVNADMVDALNVFPVPDGDTGTNMNLSMTSGAKEVQQQSSDHFGQAAAALSKGLLMGARGNSGVILSQLFRGFTKAIEQQPVVDSKQLAHAFESGMQTAYKAVMKPVEGTILTVAKDAAKKAVAVAKKQKDIIAVMEALVEEGRASLARTPEFLPVLKEVGVVDSGGQGLLLVYEGFLAALKGEALPDSPGLAPNMEELVSAQHHKSVQGFMDTADIEFGYCTEFMVRFEEEKVTKHPFSEEQFRADLSVYGDSLLVISDDEIAKVHIHSEQPGEVLSYGQQYGSLISMKIENMREQHSNIVGGDTPKKPAVKKPAVQQEYAVVTVAMGEGVSQLLQSIGASAVIEGGQTMNPSTEDIVKAIEEANAKKVIILPNNKNIVMAAEQAAEVVGIDAIVVPSKTVPQGMAALLAFNPEATLEENQSAMTEALSHVKTGQITFAVRDTNIDGVEIAKDDFMGLADGKIVLTNPNKIEAAKALLDHLIDEESEIVTIIYGEDMELDEVQAVSSFIEENYEEVEVEVHNGKQPLYSFIFSVE, encoded by the coding sequence GTGTCAATTACTTCGTTAGATGGGAAAAAGTTTGCCGAAATGGTAAAGATGGGAGCCAATCATCTTTCAGTGAATGCTGATATGGTAGATGCACTCAACGTTTTCCCCGTTCCTGATGGTGATACAGGGACAAATATGAATTTATCAATGACTTCTGGAGCAAAGGAAGTTCAACAACAGTCAAGTGATCATTTTGGACAAGCAGCTGCTGCTCTATCTAAAGGGTTGCTAATGGGGGCACGAGGCAACTCAGGTGTTATTTTGTCGCAATTGTTCCGAGGGTTTACAAAAGCGATTGAACAACAACCGGTAGTGGATAGTAAACAATTAGCTCATGCATTTGAATCAGGCATGCAAACAGCTTATAAAGCAGTAATGAAGCCTGTAGAAGGAACAATTTTAACAGTCGCGAAAGATGCAGCCAAAAAAGCGGTAGCTGTGGCCAAAAAACAAAAAGATATCATTGCCGTGATGGAAGCTCTAGTGGAGGAAGGTAGAGCTTCATTAGCACGTACCCCTGAATTTCTCCCTGTATTGAAAGAAGTAGGTGTGGTAGACAGTGGAGGTCAGGGACTTTTGCTTGTTTACGAAGGATTTCTTGCCGCTTTAAAAGGAGAAGCGTTACCTGATAGCCCAGGTCTTGCTCCTAATATGGAAGAGCTTGTTAGTGCTCAGCATCATAAAAGTGTTCAAGGGTTTATGGACACAGCGGATATTGAATTTGGTTATTGCACGGAGTTTATGGTTCGTTTTGAAGAAGAGAAGGTAACTAAGCACCCGTTTTCAGAAGAGCAGTTTCGAGCGGATTTAAGTGTGTACGGCGATTCACTGCTTGTTATTTCTGATGACGAAATTGCTAAAGTTCACATTCACTCAGAACAACCTGGAGAAGTCTTATCCTACGGGCAACAATATGGTAGCTTAATTAGTATGAAAATCGAAAATATGCGAGAGCAACATAGCAATATTGTTGGTGGAGATACACCTAAAAAGCCAGCAGTTAAGAAGCCAGCTGTACAGCAAGAGTATGCGGTGGTTACAGTTGCCATGGGTGAAGGAGTTTCACAATTGCTTCAAAGTATCGGTGCTTCAGCAGTAATTGAAGGCGGACAAACGATGAACCCTAGTACGGAAGACATTGTGAAGGCGATCGAAGAAGCAAATGCAAAAAAAGTGATCATTTTACCTAACAATAAGAACATTGTCATGGCAGCTGAACAAGCCGCTGAAGTTGTTGGTATAGACGCGATTGTTGTCCCGTCTAAAACGGTGCCTCAAGGAATGGCAGCATTGCTTGCTTTCAACCCTGAAGCTACATTAGAGGAAAACCAATCGGCTATGACAGAGGCTCTTTCTCATGTGAAAACGGGTCAAATCACCTTTGCTGTTCGTGATACGAACATTGATGGGGTTGAAATTGCTAAAGATGACTTTATGGGTTTAGCGGATGGTAAAATCGTTTTAACCAATCCTAATAAAATCGAAGCAGCGAAAGCATTACTTGATCATTTGATTGATGAAGAGTCTGAAATTGTGACGATTATTTATGGAGAAGATATGGAGCTTGATGAAGTGCAGGCGGTATCTTCATTTATAGAAGAGAATTATGAAGAAGTGGAAGTAGAAGTCCATAATGGGAAGCAGCCACTGTATTCATTTATTTTCTCAGTTGAATAA
- the fabD gene encoding ACP S-malonyltransferase, producing MGKIAFVFPGQGSQVVGMGQQLADQHEDIRQLFMKADERLGFSLSDIMFNGPQETLTLTMNAQPALLATSMAVLQRFSEEGIVPDYVAGHSLGEYTALTAAGALSFEDAVYAVHKRGQCMEEAVPAGEGTMAAVLGMERSVLQEVVDEVTANGNAVGLANLNCPGQIVISGTKTGVEQASELAKEKGAKRVLPLNVSGPFHSSLMKPATEQLEAVLNEIELDDSRVPVMANVDAKLVQQADEIKQKLLQQLYSPVLWEDSVEALIAEGVDTFIEIGPGKVLSGLIKKINRQVRTFAIQDEESIQTVAAQLKEVSQ from the coding sequence ATGGGGAAAATAGCATTTGTATTTCCAGGTCAAGGTTCACAAGTGGTTGGTATGGGACAGCAGCTAGCCGATCAACATGAAGACATTCGTCAATTATTTATGAAGGCAGACGAGAGACTAGGTTTCTCTTTAAGTGATATTATGTTTAATGGTCCGCAAGAAACGCTGACATTAACAATGAATGCCCAACCGGCTTTATTAGCGACTAGCATGGCGGTATTGCAGCGCTTTTCTGAAGAAGGGATCGTTCCTGATTATGTGGCAGGCCATAGCTTAGGAGAGTATACAGCTTTAACAGCTGCTGGTGCTCTATCGTTTGAAGATGCTGTGTATGCTGTTCATAAGCGCGGTCAATGCATGGAAGAGGCCGTACCAGCTGGAGAAGGAACAATGGCAGCTGTATTAGGGATGGAAAGAAGTGTGTTACAGGAAGTAGTAGATGAAGTAACAGCTAATGGAAATGCTGTTGGTCTTGCTAATTTAAACTGTCCGGGTCAAATTGTGATCTCGGGAACAAAAACAGGGGTGGAACAAGCTTCTGAGCTAGCGAAAGAAAAAGGAGCTAAGCGAGTTCTTCCGTTAAATGTCAGCGGTCCGTTTCATTCATCTTTAATGAAACCGGCAACGGAACAGCTAGAGGCGGTATTGAATGAAATCGAGCTTGATGATAGCCGAGTACCTGTCATGGCCAATGTGGATGCAAAGTTGGTTCAACAGGCGGATGAAATTAAGCAAAAACTATTGCAGCAATTGTACTCTCCTGTGTTGTGGGAAGACAGTGTTGAAGCACTTATCGCAGAGGGTGTGGACACCTTTATCGAAATTGGTCCAGGGAAAGTGCTTTCTGGCCTGATTAAAAAAATTAATCGTCAAGTGCGAACGTTTGCTATTCAAGATGAAGAGTCGATTCAGACGGTAGCAGCACAATTAAAGGAGGTATCTCAATGA
- the fapR gene encoding transcription factor FapR — protein MRRSKKERQSQLKETITDNPFITDEELADRFEVSVQTIRLDRMELSIPELRERIKHVAEKKLADEVRSLPIEEVIGDVIDIELDKSAISIFDVQKEHVFTRNGIARGHHLFAQANSLAVAVINDELALTAKANIHFKRSVREGERVVAKAKVIDVNIENERTIVEVHSYVGHELVFQGDFTMYRSNI, from the coding sequence ATGAGACGTTCAAAAAAAGAGAGACAATCACAGTTAAAAGAGACAATTACAGACAATCCATTTATAACAGATGAAGAGTTAGCTGATCGTTTCGAGGTAAGTGTGCAGACGATTCGTCTAGATCGAATGGAGTTATCGATACCGGAATTACGTGAAAGAATCAAGCATGTAGCAGAGAAGAAATTAGCGGATGAAGTTCGCTCATTGCCCATCGAGGAAGTGATTGGCGATGTGATTGATATTGAGTTAGACAAAAGTGCTATCTCCATTTTTGATGTCCAGAAAGAACATGTCTTCACTAGAAATGGAATTGCACGGGGGCATCACTTATTTGCTCAAGCCAACTCGCTCGCCGTAGCGGTCATTAATGATGAACTCGCTTTGACCGCAAAGGCCAATATTCACTTTAAACGTTCTGTTCGTGAAGGTGAACGAGTGGTAGCAAAAGCGAAAGTGATCGATGTGAATATAGAAAATGAAAGAACGATCGTTGAAGTACATAGCTATGTTGGTCATGAATTAGTGTTTCAAGGAGATTTCACGATGTATCGTTCCAATATATGA
- the fabG gene encoding 3-oxoacyl-[acyl-carrier-protein] reductase — translation MKLLGKSALVTGASRGIGREIALELARQGADVAVNYSGSEAKANEVVEEIKALGRQAIAIQCNVSSGESVQEMISQTVNTFGKIDILVNNAGITRDNLLMRMKEQEWDDVIDTNLKGVFLCTKAVTRPMMKQRSGRIVNIASIVGVSGNPGQANYVAAKAGVIGLTKTTAKELASRGITVNAIAPGFITTDMTDTLPEEVKQAMLNQIPLARFGEPTDIAKAVVFLASEDSKYMTGQTLHIDGGMVM, via the coding sequence ATGAAGTTGTTAGGGAAATCAGCTTTAGTAACAGGCGCTTCACGCGGCATTGGTCGAGAAATTGCTCTTGAACTTGCTCGTCAAGGAGCGGATGTAGCTGTTAACTATTCTGGCAGTGAAGCGAAAGCAAATGAAGTGGTGGAAGAAATTAAAGCGCTTGGTCGTCAAGCGATTGCGATCCAGTGTAATGTATCAAGTGGTGAATCTGTGCAAGAAATGATCAGTCAAACGGTCAACACGTTTGGGAAAATAGATATTCTGGTCAACAATGCGGGTATCACGAGAGATAACTTACTTATGCGTATGAAAGAGCAGGAGTGGGATGACGTCATCGATACGAATCTGAAAGGTGTTTTTTTGTGCACAAAGGCTGTCACTCGCCCAATGATGAAGCAAAGAAGTGGTCGTATCGTGAATATTGCTTCGATCGTAGGGGTAAGTGGCAATCCAGGACAGGCGAATTATGTGGCTGCCAAAGCGGGTGTCATTGGCTTAACAAAAACAACAGCGAAAGAATTAGCTTCAAGAGGCATCACGGTCAATGCGATTGCTCCAGGTTTCATTACGACGGATATGACAGATACTTTGCCTGAAGAGGTGAAGCAAGCGATGCTGAACCAAATTCCTCTTGCTCGCTTTGGTGAACCGACAGACATTGCAAAAGCGGTTGTGTTTTTAGCATCAGAAGATTCAAAGTATATGACAGGCCAAACATTGCACATTGACGGCGGCATGGTCATGTAA